The Raphanus sativus cultivar WK10039 unplaced genomic scaffold, ASM80110v3 Scaffold0884, whole genome shotgun sequence genome includes the window TCACTTATacattttaacatatattaagaaaccgattaaaatacatttatgttttcattaattTCATCTATTTAACCGATAACATTTTAGATAGATAAATTTATTTGAGATCAAcacattttataattaataatgaactgaaaatatgttaaattatattgaaaTCGTTGAATGAcacttttttgtaaaaaaaaaaatgctaaaataacacttaatatgaaacaaaaagtaTAATTTAAAGCATTTTAGTTCGTTCTCACCGGATCCCTCGGATATTAGTTTTTTCTAAAGAAGTaatgaaaaataaccaaaatattttaaaaatagaaggATAATTAAACAAATTAGTAGAAAATTAAGAGACTcatttgacaatgttatcttatATTATTTGGTCCACCTCTGTTcccttgttttattttcatttatctaagttaactttataaatatatattgagaAACTATGGAAAAAAAAACCCTCCCTTAAGGATGATCTTAGATATtggaaaacaatatttatagtGTTTCTTTATACTTTAGATCGACATTATGAGATTTGTATTTTTGGGTAAATAGTTTTATACTTTTCCAAAGATAAATAGTGATTTTATTATATGTAGTGGGACATTATAATATGAGTGTTTGATGGGAAAAGATAGAATCAGGACTTAGTCAAGCCCCAAAATTCTGGTAAGCTTAAAACGCGTTATCTAATTTTAacactttttgtttcttttcttctacTCTAATATTGTTCTATGTACAAAACTCCATATTGTAATAAACTTTCTAAAATATACTACAAGTTTCTCAATATGTTTTGCTAGTGATGCTTTTAGTCGATAGTCTATTaattaacatattttcataCGCTATTATATTTATCAGGATATCGTAATCGGCTATCAAATCCCGAATATTTGATTGATTACGTAAAAAATCTGTGAAGAACACATGTGTTCATACTTGTTGGTTTTGTTACCTGTGTGTAGATATTATTGAAATACAAACGATAGAGTAGTAttactgagtttttttttctattagttAGACTAATTCAAAATGGAGTAATTGACCATGCCATATAGTAGAAATATAGAATGCCCCTAGTGGCACGCAATCATTTTTGTTTGtggaaatatatgtaattagaACCACTGGTTGATGATGATCTTTCTGATAGATAATGATGTAAAATCGGATAAATGTGACAAATCATTTTCAGACGCATTAAGAGAGAAAACTTTAAAGTCATGGTAAAGCTTTTGACTGATTAGTGATGATATTACGTTTGCTTCCTTTACCTTAATTGCATTAGACCATGACTCTTTTATCTGCATCCAAGCTCATTAACTATGCACACAAAATGATACtcataatgatttttttttttttgatacacAAAACGATACTCATATGATTTGCTATTAACAATTAactatatctttttttttaccattatTGAACTTGAAACCTCGCAATTCAACATGGACTGTGAATAATGAACCTGTCAAAGGGGTTTATATTGATAAGTAAAAGATGCTTCTTACACTTTTTccataataaaacaaaacaaattctaATAAATTCGAATACCCCACAAGTGGCGTCATCCTCTTTACCCCAAATACACTCCACTATACATGTCTACTTAATCAAAGCATACTCTTGGTCGCCTATATATATACTCACGTCTCTCATTCATTCAATATACACAACAACAGACTTAAAATCCCATAAAGACAAGAAGATAACACACACAAACTTTCTTTCCTTTGTCAATAgagaagaagtaaaaaaaaaaaagaatgatggATACTTTATCTAGATGCTCCAACGGACTTCAAGAAAGATACGAGAGCGTTCTAGAAGCAAAATCAATTTACAGAGACGACTCAGACATAAAGTTGCCTCTGAACGCATCAGAGGTTTCAGTAGAACCCACCAAGAAGACTCGTTGCTTGGAGAGAGCCAAGAGGATAGACAAATCCTTGAGGTtcgaagaggaagaggaagagatggCAAAGCCACTGGCCAAGAAAGAAGGTCAGAAGCCACGTAAGGTTGTGAGGTTTCAGTTAGAGAATAATATAATCATCGAGCCGAAGAAGCCGGTGAGGTTCGATCTTTATCAAGAACCTGAACCGGAGGAGAAGACGCTGGAGGAGAAAGAGGGTTTAAATATAGTTAAAGGGAAGGAGGAGGTTGTGAGGATTAAGATCAAGATGACAAAGCAGGAAGCTCAAAGGCTACTAGGAAAATGCAAAAACGATAGTGTTTTGGATTTCGAGCATGTGGTGGACCAGATAGCACACGTCCCGGCTCATCAGCTTCAAGTCTCTATGGTTGTGGTTGCTTGTAATAAAGAGCGACAGGAAAATAGCAGCTGGTTATCTAAGATGGAAtagtttttagtaattttgggATTTATTTACCAAAGTTTTGTAGTGTTAGGTTAGTATCTCGCTACCTATCTATCAAGTTATCGTGTGCGTATGATACTGTTCTAAGTAAGAATGAACTGGGAAAGATTTGAATATTCAAACATGAAATTTATCATCTGATAATGAATACTAATTCAGCTTGAATATTTTAGGTAACGTATCTATTTTCGTAGTTTAAGCAAGCAagaaatgttacaaaaaaaaaagcaagcaaAAGAAGACACTATTAAATCAACCTGAATATCGTAGGTAATTTAAGTTTCGCAGTAAAAAGCGATAAATCATCCAATATGAAATTGttagattaattaaatatatataccttgATTAACACGCTCTTTAAGAATAACCGATTAAACTTAATTTTATCTTCTTATTCACGTGTCTAGCGAGACATGGCTCATTAGCTGCTGTTTGCTGTTTGCAGGTGGATAACATTTTGATGATATAAGATGTAAGTATTAATCACTTATACAACAGTTATCCATTCGTTGTGTGGTAGCTCTCAAAGAAAAGCAGAATGTAGCATTGAATAAACGAGACCACCAACTACCTATCATCATTGTTTAGTATTGATAGACTTGTTTGAAGCACAAACTGTATCAAGTTAGGTTTCAATACATATATGTACTTCTTCATGACAATTAGAAGAAAATCTTAACCACATTGGTTAAGGGTGTAAGCTTAATGAAAATCTGCGATTATATAACAACAAACTTGTATATAAAGCAACACAACTgttgtatttatatttgacaCTTGTACACACTGAAAAGAAAATGCAATACATAaacttcatgtttttttttttggattttctaTGGGGTAGATAAGCATTTGCCAGTTTCAAACACCGAAGATATCTCACCTTGAGAACAAAACACTTCTCAGGTGGAAAAAAATCATcggaaaaaaagagaaataaaaacaagcaaTGCAAACTCCCCCACAAAAATCCTATCTTAgagaaagaaattaaataaaaccttAATTAATTctctaaaaatgattaaaaagtgATTACTATAGCGTTTCTTCAGGCCATTCAGTAATTCTCTCCAACGACGGTCTCCACTTCCGACATCTCCGGCGAgactcttcctcttcctcagctgccttagctgcaGCTTCTCCGGCGAATCTCTCCGCCTCTAGTTCCCTGAGAAAGTCCCCGAAAGAAGCCAAAGTTGTTTCTCCCTTGCCTTGGACGTCACCACCGGCGTTTAACTGGAAGAGGATGAGTTTCTCTAACTCATCTCTTCTCAGAACAATCTTCACTTTCCGATCTTTTCTGTTGTTCTTCACTTCTTGGTCTTTTTGAACCACTCTTGTAACGTTGTTTCCTCCATTCAAACAGTTTcccatttttataaatttaatgcaAATTTTGAGACTAAAAGGAAATAATTATTTGGTTTTGTGAAATGCCCACAAAAAGAGTTCgtagaagaaaaaagaaaacttggGAAGTGCCcaagaaaaaatattctttcttcttctctttttcttctgcGGGTCAATGTGATAGAAGTTGGTGACTTGCATGGATCAATGCGTGATATGAGTTTATATAAATGTTTGAGAGTGTGGTCTGTTTAGCGCGATAGATGGATAAACCATGCTGATCtgttagatttatattttaaaaatacatataatttatcgTTAGTTTTATTGATTATAAATTCAACCGACCgcgtttcaaaaaaaaaaaaaaaaattcaaccgACCAAAAATTGGTTAACCGGTTATCAAGATGCTAATTTCCTTGTAGTTTACTGTTTAACTGAACAAATAAAGAATAAACATGATTAATAAATAGAGCTCAAATCTAAACAAAACCTAAACTAATAGCTCAATATTCACTAACAGCAAATAAGGATATCTTGACTAATAACAGCTGCTTCATCTAAACTTGCGgagaaaatgaaacaaacatGCACAGCTTATGATGATTATGAAAgtaattaaaatcatttttcaatttatttggcACTGTGTTAGTAAGAATTTAGTAATTAATGTTGTTTGCCATTGTGGAAACTTTAATTATATCAGtacaactttttattttcttttgtttttgtattagttttttttttaaattgtaaaagacACAAGACTCAAGTTCATGTTCTCACCGGTTAGTTTGCGCCTTAAAAGCTTAGAATAAACCAAAACCGTGTTAAAACCTGGCAATGCAACTAACCACTAACCtgtcttgtttgttttttagtCGTCTGAGATTCAATAGTCACCAATAATATTACTTGAATTCGAATATAAAACCCATTTTGCTCTATTAGTGTTACTTGATGATAGCTTGTAGATACATTCATTCGTTTCCCCGAAAAAAGATAATCAATAATAGAATCCAATAATTCATAGCATGATCTCTTTTAGAAAAAATGTCAAAGCCATCATTTTACATTATTCTCTCCGGATTTCAGGGACCAACAAAAGCCTAAACTAACACAAGATCCATCTAATATATCACTTTCAGAAATCAGTTTATCAACTCAATCACAACTACTAAACTATAGCCACTTGACCAATTTGAAACAATCTCGTAATCAGACGGTGCGCAAATACAGTTGAAAACCGTTGTCTTATAGCTACATCGTCTGAATAAGCACGATTGTGATGTGATAACCATAATTATTGGCATTTAATCTTATACTAATAACGAACATACGAACACGAAATAATTCAGCATATTACTAGCATTATTTATAGAATATAGTACTCGTAGAAATGTCATTAATAAGCGGGTCTTATCAGATGATTGCTAGTATTATTAAGGGTTACGCGTTCTATAATAATTATTGGATTGCATCAATATTCTTATCACCAGAAGAAACTTCTTGGATATTGTAGAAAGTGCAACAAGTAACGTGCCCGTGTCACGAGGGCTGTCTAGTTTCTACATTTTCAGGGACCAAGTCAGCCACAAACTTCCAATGAAATGTACCAAAGAAATCGATTCCTCCTCCCTTCCTCATCTGACAGAATATGATCGTTTAAATGAACAAAACTTGAGCTTTCAGACCATGACTTTGTTAACATACTCTTCGTATCAACTGtgttaaaatatactttttgactctccttttttttcatttttctgttGTATACTTGAATGTTGaatgttaaaaaaaactgataGAATTTATATTCTGCGGTTTCTCCCAAAATGTAAAACTGCGTTGTAAATTCGaggaagagaaaaagagaggCTATCTGTCAACAAAGCAGATGCTAAGATAGTCTTTTTCAGGCGATGCTAAAATACAACTTGTTCATCGACTCTTTTGCTTTACCGTGTCTTTACTCTTTACACGAAATCAGCTAGAATCTCCGGTACACTGACAAACTCCCCCTCTTGTGGAAGCAATCGCGATAAGGGTGAATCTTGTAGAGCAAACAAGTCTTCCCTATTATACTTCATCCTCTGATCTGTACCCCACAAATATCACACAATTAAAACTTTTGACCTCTTGCTAATCACAATTTCTCAGCTTGTCAGTGAAAAAGGCATACCTATGAAACTTCTGGAAACAGCAGCAGAAGTCTCCGGACTCTGGTTGTTCTTCCTCCTTCCTGCCTTTGCCAAACTCTGCGGAGGAGGAGATGACCGAGGAAGAGTTTTGTTTTGGTCGAGAGAAGAGGATTCTAGAGCAAACTCATGCATCACTTTGATGTGAGGGTGCTTTTTGCAGAGACCGGTGACAGCAGCTTCGGTTAAAAGCCAGCAGCCTTTGAGGTCGAGTGTTCTCAGGCTTGACGGCGGTTTAAACTTCTCGAGACCGAGGTTGGTCAACACCGCATCTTGGAAGCCGAGGCTGACTAGGTTTGGGAGAGATGAGAGATGGTGGAGTGTGGAATCTGTGAGGGAATTGCTTTTCAGGGACAAATGTGTTAAGCCGGTAAGGCTACTCAGAGGAGAGAGAGCAATGTCGCTTAGGTGCGGATGTTCTAGACTCAACGTTGTAAGGGCAGTTAAAGATTTTAGTGCTGCTAGAGACggctttgcttcttcttcttcttctggagATTGTTGCTGGATGAATCCTGAAAGAAAGTAGTGGAGTTAGAGTTTGAACTGTTATTATCCATTCAAATAGAGTATAGAAGGCTTATACGTGTACCTCGGATGCTGGTCCTGCTCAAGTCAAGGGCTTTAATGCAAGGCATCCTGTTGCTGATACACAAGATGGACAGATCGTCAATAAATGTCTGGGACAGAGATAATGTCTCGAGCCGCGGGACATGTCCGGAAAGAAGTTCAACCCCAGCGTAAGTGATTTTTGTATACGAGACATTGAGATTCCTAAGAGTATCACCAACACATAACACAAACTCAACAGAGTCATCCCCGAAAGCTGTTGAGCTCAGATCAAGATGCTCCAGCTTAGTCATAGTTTCTAAGAAGCTGAAGTCTTGGATGAAAGTCTTGGAAACGTCTAAGTGGGTTATAGAGCTTTTGCTGGTGAAGGAAAAGACCTCGGTTTCAGCACTGAACGTGGCTCCGGATAAAACGAGCTTTTTCAAGGAAGCTAATACGGAGCTGCTGTGAGGGTTTGATATGGAGACAACGGTACACTTGTTCATGAGTAAGCATTCAAGATGCGGAATGTTTGGAGCTTGCGTGACGCTGGTCCATGAGAGATTAAGAAAGCTCAAGTTTGGAAATTCGAGAATACTGACAGCTCCTTGGTTGGTTACATTGCTTCCCCAGATGTCAAGGTACTCCAGCTTCGTCAGTGCCTGAGGAGGAAAAAGAACCGGGGATCAGAAATACATAAAAGTAATTACTGTTCACTCGCATGGATGTTTATCTAATACATGAGGTTGGAACCTAAAAACATATTTCAAGAATACTAAACTGAACATACTTATGAAATGCGTTGCACATTACAACCTTGGCAGAGTTCTTACACCAACTACATCGGTGATTAATACTTAACGAACAATTCAATCAATTCACATATAAAAAACCTTGGTACCTGGAGGGAGCTCAAGTTGTGATCAGTAACAGGTAAGCCACCCAAATCAAGAAGAGACAATTTTTTAAGCGAAGCAAGAAGAGAGATTCCAGCTTCCTTAACGCCCGTCTGCGAAATCCACAACTTCTCCAAATTCACAACAGACTGGAGGTGCTTCATACCAGCATCCGTAACCTTTGAGCATCTTGAAAGATCCAACTCCTTCAAACATGTTAatccttcaaaaaaaaaaaaaaagacatcatacaaattaaataaatacatttgtcACCACCACCATAAGCTTCCATTGCAGAAGATTCAGaagagcatatatatatacctgtGATAGGCCAGATGGTGGAGTTGTTGATTCTAGGGCAATCAGAAAGATTCAGAGAATAGAGATTAACAAAGCCTCCAATGTACGCCATCCATTCTCCGTTGACGGAGCTTTCTCCTCGGAGATCTATCTTCTCCACTGAATGTTTGAATACTCTGCACAGAAAAGAGTTTCGTTTAGATTTGATATATATCATCAAAACGATTCAAGGATACGTCAACATGAAATCTAATGAAGCAAATCAACGAAACCTCCAGCAGAAACTAAGATCCGAAAGCGATCTTCAAATCTAAGCATATACAACTATCACCGTTTATAGATTCGATATCAGATTCATGCTAATTTTTCACCGTTTTGAACTCTAAACGGATCATCGGAAGATGTATATATGAAGAGTGAAAGAGTTTACTCGAGTAGCGAAGGGAAAAGAAGACGGCGGAGGAGGAGCTGACGGAGAAGAGCATCGGCGAGGTGAGGAGGCAGCCGCTCAAGGCTACGGCGCTGAAGACGCCATCGATCCACCGCGTCTCTGCTCTTGCAAGCTTCCTCTAAGCATAAACGAACCAACGGACTCGCCGTCTCCATCTCCACCGTGGAAAGTTTCTGTGCTGACCTGACTTGGAAAATTTCTGATCGCCGACTTCTGCATTTTGGTTTTATCGAAGATCCGTATTGGGCCAAAATTTACAGAAACTCAGGcccaaataaaatattatatcctATAGTGGCTTGCTAATAAGCAAAACTTAAGGCCCAATATAATCTGAGA containing:
- the LOC108854559 gene encoding uncharacterized protein LOC108854559 yields the protein METASPLVRLCLEEACKSRDAVDRWRLQRRSLERLPPHLADALLRQLLLRRLLFPSLLEVFKHSVEKIDLRGESSVNGEWMAYIGGFVNLYSLNLSDCPRINNSTIWPITGLTCLKELDLSRCSKVTDAGMKHLQSVVNLEKLWISQTGVKEAGISLLASLKKLSLLDLGGLPVTDHNLSSLQALTKLEYLDIWGSNVTNQGAVSILEFPNLSFLNLSWTSVTQAPNIPHLECLLMNKCTVVSISNPHSSSVLASLKKLVLSGATFSAETEVFSFTSKSSITHLDVSKTFIQDFSFLETMTKLEHLDLSSTAFGDDSVEFVLCVGDTLRNLNVSYTKITYAGVELLSGHVPRLETLSLSQTFIDDLSILCISNRMPCIKALDLSRTSIRGFIQQQSPEEEEEAKPSLAALKSLTALTTLSLEHPHLSDIALSPLSSLTGLTHLSLKSNSLTDSTLHHLSSLPNLVSLGFQDAVLTNLGLEKFKPPSSLRTLDLKGCWLLTEAAVTGLCKKHPHIKVMHEFALESSSLDQNKTLPRSSPPPQSLAKAGRRKNNQSPETSAAVSRSFIDQRMKYNREDLFALQDSPLSRLLPQEGEFVSVPEILADFV
- the LOC108851837 gene encoding uncharacterized protein LOC108851837, yielding MMDTLSRCSNGLQERYESVLEAKSIYRDDSDIKLPLNASEVSVEPTKKTRCLERAKRIDKSLRFEEEEEEMAKPLAKKEGQKPRKVVRFQLENNIIIEPKKPVRFDLYQEPEPEEKTLEEKEGLNIVKGKEEVVRIKIKMTKQEAQRLLGKCKNDSVLDFEHVVDQIAHVPAHQLQVSMVVVACNKERQENSSWLSKME
- the LOC108852254 gene encoding uncharacterized protein LOC108852254, whose product is MGNCLNGGNNVTRVVQKDQEVKNNRKDRKVKIVLRRDELEKLILFQLNAGGDVQGKGETTLASFGDFLRELEAERFAGEAAAKAAEEEEESRRRCRKWRPSLERITEWPEETL